The Rhodobacter sp. CZR27 genome includes a window with the following:
- the dnaN gene encoding DNA polymerase III subunit beta: MKISIERGALLKAVGQAQSVVERRNTIPILANVLIEAEGDTVSFRATDLDIEVVDRTPATVERPGATTVSAVMLHEIVRKLPDGALVGLTEDAASGRLTVTAGRSVFSLATLPKEDFPVMASSEYASNFSAPAPVLRRLFDKAKFAISTEETRYYLNGVYMHVAQGDSGPVLRCVATDGHRLARIDAPLPEGAQAMPGVIVPRKTVNELRKLLDDDEAQIAVSVSETKVRFATPAITMTSKVIDGTFPDYSRVIPMGNTRRLEVDAQEFAKAVDRVATVSSERSRAVKLSLDEDRLVLSVNAPDSGAAEEELAVAYGDERLEIGFNAKYLLEIASQVDRENAVFLFNSSGDPTLMREGNDMSAVYVVMPMRV; this comes from the coding sequence ATGAAGATCAGCATCGAGCGCGGTGCCCTGTTGAAGGCCGTGGGCCAGGCCCAGTCGGTCGTCGAGCGGCGCAACACCATTCCCATCCTCGCCAACGTGCTGATCGAGGCCGAGGGCGATACCGTGTCGTTCCGCGCCACCGACCTCGACATCGAGGTGGTCGACCGCACCCCGGCCACGGTCGAGCGGCCGGGTGCCACCACCGTCTCGGCGGTGATGCTGCACGAGATCGTCCGCAAGCTGCCCGACGGCGCGCTGGTCGGTCTGACCGAGGATGCGGCCTCGGGCCGGCTGACCGTGACGGCGGGACGCTCGGTCTTCAGCCTCGCCACGCTGCCGAAGGAAGATTTCCCGGTGATGGCGAGTTCGGAATACGCCTCGAACTTCAGCGCGCCCGCCCCGGTGCTGCGGCGGCTGTTCGACAAGGCCAAGTTCGCAATCTCGACCGAGGAGACGCGCTATTACCTGAACGGCGTCTACATGCATGTGGCGCAAGGCGACAGCGGCCCGGTGCTGCGCTGCGTGGCGACCGACGGGCACCGTCTGGCCCGCATCGACGCGCCGCTGCCGGAAGGTGCGCAGGCGATGCCGGGCGTGATCGTGCCGCGCAAGACGGTGAACGAGCTGCGCAAGCTGCTCGACGACGACGAGGCACAGATCGCCGTATCGGTCTCCGAGACCAAGGTGCGCTTCGCCACGCCTGCGATCACCATGACCTCGAAGGTGATCGACGGCACCTTCCCCGACTACAGCCGCGTGATCCCCATGGGCAACACGCGCCGTCTGGAAGTCGATGCCCAGGAATTCGCCAAGGCGGTGGACCGGGTGGCGACAGTGTCGTCGGAACGCTCGCGCGCGGTGAAGCTGTCGCTGGACGAGGACCGGCTGGTCCTGTCGGTGAATGCGCCGGATTCGGGTGCCGCCGAGGAGGAACTGGCCGTGGCCTATGGTGACGAGCGGCTCGAGATCGGCTTCAACGCCAAGTACCTGCTGGAGATCGCCTCCCAGGTCGATCGCGAGAACGCCGTCTTCCTGTTCAACTCCTCGGGCGACCCGACGCTGATGCGGGAAGGCAACGACATGTCGGCGGTCTATGTCGTGATGCCGATGCGGGTGTGA
- the recF gene encoding DNA replication/repair protein RecF (All proteins in this family for which functions are known are DNA-binding proteins that assist the filamentation of RecA onto DNA for the initiation of recombination or recombinational repair.), whose translation MRGLAVTSLTLSHFRSHRAARLAFDGRPVAFVGPNGAGKTNILEAVSMLSPGRGLRRAGVDEIARRPEALGWKVSAAVRGLHSDHEVETWAEAGSARQVRIDGKPATQVMLGRMLRIVWLVPVMDRLWTEAAEGRRRFLDRIAMSFSPDHADAVLDYEKAMRERNRLLKEEIADPHWYGALEGRMAQAAGAIIAHRHAAIARLTVAQAEAETAFPRAELAIASDDPEDLGAAWADGRRRDMAAGRTLIGPHRADLVARYAAKGIPADQCSTGEQKALLISLILANARALAEDLGAAPVLLLDEVAAHLDEGRRAALFDEICALGAQALMTGTGPELFSALGRRSQMFEVTEAAGLSQIREVEP comes from the coding sequence GTGCGCGGGCTTGCGGTCACCTCCCTGACGCTCTCGCACTTCCGGTCTCATCGCGCGGCGCGGCTGGCGTTTGACGGCCGGCCGGTGGCTTTCGTCGGTCCGAACGGCGCCGGCAAGACCAACATCCTCGAGGCGGTGTCGATGCTGTCGCCCGGCCGCGGCCTGCGCCGGGCGGGCGTTGACGAGATCGCGCGCCGACCCGAGGCTCTGGGCTGGAAGGTCAGCGCCGCGGTGCGCGGCCTGCATTCCGACCATGAGGTGGAAACCTGGGCCGAGGCGGGATCGGCCCGACAGGTGCGGATCGACGGCAAGCCCGCCACGCAGGTGATGCTGGGCCGGATGCTGCGGATCGTCTGGCTGGTTCCCGTGATGGACCGGCTCTGGACCGAGGCGGCCGAGGGGCGGCGACGGTTCCTCGACCGGATCGCGATGAGCTTTTCCCCCGACCACGCCGATGCCGTGCTCGACTATGAAAAGGCCATGCGCGAGCGGAACCGCCTGCTGAAGGAGGAGATCGCGGACCCCCACTGGTATGGCGCGCTGGAGGGGCGGATGGCGCAGGCCGCCGGTGCGATCATCGCCCATCGCCACGCGGCCATCGCGCGGCTGACGGTGGCGCAGGCCGAGGCCGAGACCGCCTTTCCGCGCGCAGAGCTTGCGATTGCCTCGGACGACCCCGAGGATCTGGGGGCGGCCTGGGCCGATGGCCGCCGGCGCGACATGGCGGCGGGCCGGACGCTGATCGGCCCGCATCGCGCCGATCTCGTCGCCCGCTACGCCGCAAAGGGCATTCCGGCGGACCAGTGCTCGACCGGCGAGCAGAAGGCGCTGCTGATCTCGCTCATCCTTGCCAACGCCCGCGCGCTGGCCGAGGATCTGGGAGCGGCGCCGGTCCTCTTGCTCGACGAGGTCGCGGCGCATCTGGACGAGGGGCGGCGGGCGGCGCTGTTCGACGAGATCTGCGCGCTTGGTGCGCAGGCGCTGATGACCGGAACGGGACCGGAACTCTTTTCGGCGCTAGGCCGACGATCGCAGATGTTTGAGGTGACGGAGGCCGCCGGGCTGTCGCAGATACGGGAGGTGGAGCCATGA
- a CDS encoding VOC family protein, whose product MTPQRVTLITLGVSDMTASVAFYERLGWQRHGTDEGVAFFQLHGAALALFGKAELAADQGRPGATLGTGAITLAQNFATEAEVDAAFDAAIAAGATALKRPEKVFWGGYSGYWADPDGHVWEVAMNPFWPLAEDGSLTLP is encoded by the coding sequence ATGACCCCGCAACGCGTCACGCTGATCACGCTGGGCGTCTCCGATATGACGGCTTCGGTCGCCTTCTACGAACGGCTCGGGTGGCAGCGCCACGGCACGGACGAGGGCGTGGCCTTCTTCCAGCTGCATGGCGCGGCGCTGGCGCTGTTCGGCAAGGCGGAACTGGCGGCGGATCAGGGCCGGCCTGGCGCGACACTCGGCACCGGCGCCATCACGCTCGCGCAGAACTTCGCGACCGAGGCCGAGGTCGATGCGGCCTTCGACGCCGCGATCGCGGCGGGGGCGACCGCTCTCAAGCGGCCCGAAAAGGTCTTCTGGGGCGGCTACTCCGGCTATTGGGCTGATCCCGACGGTCATGTCTGGGAAGTTGCCATGAACCCGTTCTGGCCGCTTGCCGAGGACGGTAGCCTGACGCTGCCGTGA
- the gyrB gene encoding DNA topoisomerase (ATP-hydrolyzing) subunit B, with the protein MAEAARVPEEYGADSIKVLKGLEAVRKRPGMYIGDTDDGSGLHHMVYEVVDNGIDEALGGHATAVTVKIHADSSVSVRDNGRGIPVDMHQTEGVSAAEVIMTQLHAGGKFDQNSYKVSGGLHGVGVSVVNALSDWLELRIWRNGKEHFARFEHGDTVEHLRVVGDAPGEKGTEVRFLASAKTNHAAGTFSNLDYSFKTLETRLRELAFLNSGVRIVLEDERPAEPLRSELFYEGGVREFVRYLDRSKSSLMSEPIFISGERGGIGVEVAMWWNDSYHETVLPFTNNIPQRDGGTHLAGFRGALTRTITKYAQDSGIAKRERVDFTGDDAREGLTCVLSVKVPDPKFSSQTKDKLVSSEVRPAVENLVNEKLSEWFEENPQHAKTIVGKIVEAALAREAARKAREMTRRKTAMDVASLPGKLADCQEKDPALSELFIVEGDSAGGSAKQGRARKNQAVLPLRGKILNVERARFDRMLSSETVGTLITALGAGIGRDEFDITKLRYHKIIIMTDADVDGAHIRTLLLTFFFRQMPAIIEGGFLYIAQPPLYKVARGKSEVYLKDQPALDDYLIQQGIEGAVLRLASGEEIAGADLLRVIDGARQFRRVLDGFPTHYPRTILEQAAIAGAFDPGRADDDLQLVADTVAKRLDLTAAEYERGWHGRITQDHGIRLSRVLRGVEELRTLDGAVLRSGEARRLSQVSSQTRDVYAAGARLARKDREQPIHGPIDLLKAVLAEGEKGLSLQRYKGLGEMNPEQLWETTLDPEARTLLQVKVEDLAEADDIFTKLMGDVVEPRREFIQQNALNVENLDT; encoded by the coding sequence ATGGCCGAAGCTGCCCGCGTGCCGGAAGAATATGGCGCCGATTCCATCAAGGTCCTCAAGGGTCTGGAAGCTGTCCGGAAGCGCCCCGGCATGTATATCGGCGACACCGACGATGGCTCGGGCCTGCACCACATGGTCTATGAGGTCGTCGACAACGGCATCGACGAGGCGCTCGGGGGCCATGCCACCGCCGTCACCGTGAAGATCCACGCCGACAGCTCGGTCTCGGTGCGCGACAACGGCCGCGGCATCCCGGTGGACATGCACCAGACCGAGGGCGTCTCGGCCGCGGAAGTGATCATGACCCAGCTCCATGCGGGCGGGAAGTTCGACCAGAACAGCTACAAGGTCTCGGGCGGCCTGCATGGCGTGGGCGTGTCGGTGGTGAACGCGCTGTCGGACTGGCTGGAACTCCGGATCTGGCGGAACGGCAAGGAGCACTTCGCCCGCTTCGAGCACGGCGACACGGTCGAGCATCTGCGCGTGGTGGGTGATGCGCCGGGCGAGAAGGGGACCGAGGTCCGCTTCCTGGCCTCGGCCAAGACCAACCACGCTGCCGGGACCTTCTCGAACCTCGACTACAGCTTCAAGACGCTGGAAACGCGGCTGCGCGAACTGGCCTTCCTGAATTCCGGCGTCCGCATCGTTCTCGAGGACGAACGCCCGGCCGAGCCGCTGCGCAGCGAATTGTTCTACGAAGGCGGCGTGCGCGAGTTCGTCCGCTACCTCGACCGCTCCAAGTCTTCGCTGATGTCGGAACCGATCTTCATTTCGGGCGAGCGCGGCGGGATCGGCGTCGAGGTCGCGATGTGGTGGAACGACAGCTACCACGAGACGGTGCTGCCCTTCACCAACAACATCCCGCAGCGCGACGGCGGCACCCACTTGGCCGGCTTCCGCGGCGCACTGACCCGCACGATCACGAAATACGCGCAGGACAGCGGCATCGCCAAGCGCGAGCGGGTGGACTTCACCGGCGACGATGCGCGCGAGGGGCTGACCTGCGTTCTGTCCGTCAAGGTGCCCGACCCGAAATTTTCCAGCCAGACCAAGGACAAGCTGGTCTCGTCGGAGGTGCGGCCCGCGGTCGAGAACCTCGTGAACGAGAAGCTGTCGGAGTGGTTCGAGGAAAATCCGCAGCACGCCAAGACCATCGTCGGCAAGATCGTCGAGGCGGCGCTTGCCCGCGAGGCCGCCCGCAAGGCGCGCGAGATGACCCGGCGCAAGACCGCAATGGACGTGGCCTCGCTGCCCGGCAAGCTTGCCGACTGCCAGGAAAAGGATCCGGCGCTGTCGGAGCTGTTCATCGTCGAGGGTGACTCGGCCGGCGGTTCAGCCAAGCAGGGTCGCGCCCGGAAGAATCAGGCCGTGCTGCCGCTGCGCGGCAAGATCCTGAACGTCGAACGCGCGCGCTTCGACCGTATGCTTTCCTCGGAAACCGTCGGCACGCTGATTACGGCGTTGGGCGCGGGCATCGGGCGCGACGAGTTCGACATCACGAAGCTGCGCTACCACAAGATCATCATCATGACCGATGCGGACGTCGACGGTGCCCACATCCGCACACTGCTCCTGACCTTCTTCTTCCGGCAGATGCCCGCGATCATCGAAGGGGGCTTCCTCTACATCGCGCAGCCGCCGCTCTACAAGGTCGCGCGCGGCAAGTCCGAGGTCTACCTGAAGGACCAGCCGGCGCTCGACGACTACCTGATCCAGCAGGGGATCGAGGGCGCGGTGCTGCGCCTGGCGAGCGGAGAGGAAATCGCCGGCGCCGACCTTCTGCGCGTGATCGACGGTGCGCGCCAGTTCCGCCGGGTGCTGGATGGCTTCCCCACGCATTACCCGCGGACCATCCTCGAACAGGCGGCGATCGCCGGGGCCTTCGATCCCGGACGCGCCGACGATGACCTGCAACTGGTGGCAGACACCGTGGCGAAGCGGCTGGACCTGACGGCGGCGGAATACGAGCGCGGCTGGCACGGCCGGATCACGCAGGACCACGGCATCCGGCTCTCGCGCGTGCTGCGCGGGGTCGAGGAGCTGCGCACGCTTGACGGTGCGGTGCTGCGCTCGGGCGAGGCGCGGCGGCTGTCGCAGGTCTCGTCGCAGACGCGCGATGTCTATGCGGCGGGGGCGCGGCTCGCGCGCAAGGACCGCGAGCAGCCGATCCATGGCCCGATCGACCTCCTGAAGGCGGTGCTGGCCGAGGGCGAGAAGGGCCTGTCGCTGCAGCGTTACAAGGGTCTGGGCGAGATGAACCCGGAACAGCTTTGGGAGACCACGCTCGATCCCGAGGCGCGGACGCTTTTGCAGGTGAAGGTCGAGGATCTGGCCGAGGCCGACGACATCTTCACCAAGCTGATGGGTGACGTGGTGGAGCCGCGGCGCGAGTTCATCCAGCAGAACGCGCTGAACGTCGAGAACCTCGACACCTGA
- the zapE gene encoding cell division protein ZapE — MRQTLTEIYEARVDAGELRPDPAQHAVLPELEEIRVWLEANPERKRGLFSLFSAREEPPKGLYLWGGVGRGKSMLMDLFTDNVAIPNKRRVHFHSFMQEVQRGMHEARKKGVEDALQPVADAVAAQVRLLAFDEMQITDITDAMVVGRLFQKLFDLGVVIVTTSNRAPEGLYENGLNRQVFLPFIALLRERLKVVELESPTDYRQHRLKGAQVYFWPATKSHGRIMEIWTDLTGGDRGHPLVLPVNSRTVEIPCFANGVGLATFWDLCAKPLGPADFLAIAEACRVLILEDIPRLSAENYNEVKRFVTLIDALYEARVRLIASAADEPEQLYMEGTGAFEYERTASRLREMQGADWGA; from the coding sequence ATGCGCCAGACCCTGACCGAGATCTACGAGGCCCGCGTCGATGCGGGCGAGCTGAGGCCGGACCCGGCCCAGCATGCCGTCCTGCCAGAACTCGAGGAGATCCGCGTCTGGCTGGAGGCAAACCCCGAGCGCAAGCGCGGCCTGTTCAGCCTGTTCTCGGCGCGGGAGGAACCTCCCAAGGGCCTATATCTCTGGGGCGGCGTCGGGCGGGGCAAGTCGATGCTGATGGACCTGTTCACCGACAACGTCGCGATCCCGAACAAGCGCCGGGTGCATTTCCACTCCTTCATGCAGGAAGTGCAGCGCGGGATGCACGAGGCGCGCAAGAAGGGCGTCGAGGATGCGTTGCAGCCCGTGGCCGATGCGGTGGCGGCGCAGGTCCGGCTTCTGGCCTTCGACGAGATGCAGATCACCGACATTACCGATGCGATGGTGGTCGGCCGGCTGTTTCAGAAGCTGTTCGACCTCGGGGTCGTGATCGTCACCACCTCGAACCGGGCGCCGGAAGGTCTCTACGAGAACGGCCTGAACCGGCAGGTCTTCCTGCCCTTCATCGCCCTGCTGCGCGAGCGGCTGAAGGTCGTGGAGTTGGAGAGCCCGACCGACTACCGCCAGCATCGGCTGAAGGGGGCGCAGGTCTATTTCTGGCCGGCCACCAAGTCGCACGGCAGGATCATGGAGATCTGGACCGACCTGACCGGCGGCGACAGGGGCCATCCGCTTGTGCTCCCCGTCAACAGTCGCACGGTCGAGATTCCGTGCTTCGCGAATGGCGTGGGGCTCGCGACCTTCTGGGACCTCTGCGCGAAGCCGCTGGGGCCGGCGGATTTCTTGGCCATCGCGGAGGCCTGCCGGGTGCTGATCCTCGAGGACATCCCGCGGCTTTCGGCGGAAAACTATAACGAGGTCAAGCGCTTCGTCACCCTGATCGACGCGCTTTACGAGGCGAGGGTGCGCCTCATCGCCTCCGCCGCCGACGAGCCAGAGCAACTCTATATGGAAGGCACCGGCGCGTTCGAATACGAGCGCACCGCGAGCCGCCTGCGTGAGATGCAGGGCGCCGACTGGGGCGCCTGA
- the serB gene encoding phosphoserine phosphatase SerB → MFIATLLTDPASPSLDHATVDALRNAWGGGEARWLDKGVAAEFALPARPENLWQVWEDLQTLKVDLAVQPAEGRKKKLLLADMDSTMIRQECIDELADEAGVGEYVAGITRRAMNGELNFESALRERVSLLKGLPESVIERVFETRIRYMPGGRELVQTMKANGARAALVSGGFTAFTCRVAEGLGFDEHQANMLHIEDGLLTGTVAEPILGREAKLAALEEITARIGITVEEAMAVGDGANDLGMLKRAGAGVALHAKPVVAAECDIRINHGDLTALLFVQGYSRDEFVA, encoded by the coding sequence ATGTTCATCGCCACGCTGCTCACCGATCCCGCCTCGCCCAGCCTCGACCACGCGACCGTCGATGCCCTCCGCAATGCCTGGGGCGGCGGCGAGGCCCGCTGGCTCGACAAGGGCGTGGCGGCGGAATTCGCCTTGCCCGCAAGGCCCGAGAACCTCTGGCAGGTCTGGGAGGATCTTCAGACGCTGAAGGTCGATCTGGCCGTCCAGCCCGCCGAAGGGCGGAAGAAGAAGCTGCTGCTCGCGGACATGGATTCGACGATGATCCGGCAGGAATGCATCGACGAATTGGCAGACGAGGCGGGTGTCGGCGAATATGTCGCAGGCATCACCCGGCGCGCGATGAACGGCGAGTTGAACTTCGAAAGCGCGCTGCGCGAGCGCGTGTCGCTTCTGAAGGGCCTGCCTGAGTCGGTGATCGAGCGGGTGTTCGAGACGCGCATCCGCTACATGCCCGGCGGGCGCGAGTTGGTGCAGACCATGAAGGCGAACGGGGCGCGGGCGGCGCTGGTCTCGGGCGGCTTTACCGCCTTCACCTGCCGAGTGGCCGAGGGCCTCGGGTTCGACGAGCATCAGGCCAACATGCTCCATATCGAGGACGGCCTGCTGACCGGGACGGTGGCCGAGCCGATCCTTGGGCGCGAGGCGAAGCTGGCGGCGTTGGAGGAGATCACCGCACGCATCGGGATCACGGTCGAGGAGGCGATGGCGGTGGGCGATGGCGCGAACGACCTCGGGATGCTCAAGCGTGCCGGTGCGGGAGTGGCGCTTCACGCCAAGCCCGTGGTGGCCGCCGAATGCGACATCCGGATCAATCACGGCGATCTGACTGCGCTGCTCTTCGTGCAGGGCTACTCCCGCGACGAGTTCGTGGCCTGA
- a CDS encoding phosphoserine transaminase, whose amino-acid sequence MSDLQTPAARPANPRFSSGPCAKIPAYSLDLLSDAPLGRSHRAAVGKAKLKEAIELTREILGVPAGYRIGIVPGSDTGAVEMAMWSLLGARPVEMLAWESFGEGWVTDAVKQLKLDATVRKAAYGEIVDFAQVDFDKDVVFTWNGTTSGVRLPNGDAIPADRAGLTICDATSAAFAMDLPWDKLDVVTFSWQKVLGGEGGHGMLILSPRAVERLESYTPAWPMPKIFRMTKGGKLIEGIFEGETINTPSMLAVEDYLVSLKWAKEIGGLKALVARAEANSKVVADFVAANDWIANLAVDPATASTTSVCLKFTDPRITDGAAFAKAVAKRLEKEGVALDVGAYRDAPAGLRIWCGSTVETADVAALMPWLKWAFEAEIAALAKAA is encoded by the coding sequence ATGTCTGATCTGCAGACCCCGGCCGCGCGTCCGGCGAACCCGCGCTTCTCCTCCGGCCCCTGCGCCAAGATTCCCGCCTATTCGCTGGACCTTCTGTCGGACGCCCCGCTGGGCCGTTCGCATCGTGCCGCCGTCGGCAAGGCCAAGCTGAAAGAGGCGATCGAACTCACCCGCGAGATCCTCGGCGTGCCCGCCGGATACCGCATCGGCATCGTCCCCGGTTCCGACACCGGCGCGGTCGAGATGGCGATGTGGTCGCTGCTGGGCGCCCGCCCGGTCGAGATGCTGGCCTGGGAAAGCTTCGGCGAAGGCTGGGTCACCGATGCGGTGAAGCAGCTGAAACTCGACGCGACCGTCCGCAAGGCCGCCTATGGCGAGATCGTGGATTTCGCGCAGGTCGACTTCGACAAGGACGTGGTGTTCACCTGGAACGGCACGACCTCCGGTGTCCGCCTGCCGAACGGCGACGCGATCCCGGCGGATCGCGCGGGCCTCACCATCTGCGACGCAACCTCGGCGGCCTTCGCGATGGACCTGCCGTGGGACAAGCTCGACGTGGTCACCTTCTCCTGGCAGAAGGTGCTGGGCGGCGAGGGCGGCCACGGAATGCTGATCCTGAGCCCCCGTGCGGTCGAGCGGCTGGAAAGCTACACCCCCGCCTGGCCGATGCCGAAGATCTTCCGCATGACCAAGGGCGGCAAGCTGATCGAGGGCATCTTCGAGGGCGAGACGATCAACACGCCCTCGATGCTCGCGGTCGAGGATTACCTCGTCTCGCTGAAATGGGCGAAAGAGATCGGCGGTCTCAAGGCGCTCGTGGCGCGGGCCGAGGCTAACTCGAAGGTCGTGGCCGATTTCGTCGCGGCGAACGACTGGATCGCGAACCTTGCGGTGGACCCGGCGACGGCCTCGACCACCTCGGTCTGCCTGAAGTTCACCGACCCGCGCATCACCGACGGCGCGGCCTTCGCCAAGGCGGTGGCCAAGCGGCTCGAGAAGGAAGGCGTGGCGCTGGACGTGGGCGCCTATCGCGACGCGCCGGCGGGCCTACGGATCTGGTGCGGCTCGACCGTCGAGACGGCGGATGTCGCGGCGCTGATGCCCTGGCTGAAATGGGCCTTCGAGGCCGAGATCGCGGCGCTCGCCAAGGCCGCCTGA
- the serA gene encoding phosphoglycerate dehydrogenase — MAPRVLVSDELSETAVQIFRDRGVEVDYMPKLGKDKEKLAEIIGQYDGLAIRSATKVTEKLLEAATNLKVIGRAGIGVDNVDIPAASRKGVIVMNTPFGNSITTAEHAIAMMFAVARQLPEANASTHAGKWEKSRFMGVEVFNKTLGVIGAGNIGGIVCNRAVGLHMKVVAYDPFLSEERAKQLGVAKVELDELLAKADFITLHVPLTDKTRNILSAENIAKTKKGVRIINCARGGLVDEAALAEALKSGHVAGAAFDVFEVEPATESPLFGLPNVVVTPHLGASTTEAQENVALQVAEQMSDYLLTGAVQNALNMPSVTAEEAAVMGPWVKLAGHLGAFVGQMTDEPIKAINVLYDGAVGDMNLAALNCATIAGIMKATNPDVNLVSAPVVAKERGIQISTTTQAKSGSFDAYIKLTVVTDKRERSVAGTCFSDGKPRFIQIKGINIDAEVGRHMLYTTNEDVPGIIGLLGMTMGKNGVNIANFTLGRTAVGQDAIAILYLDQAIDPKVVETLESTGMFQQVKPLEFDVA; from the coding sequence ATGGCCCCCCGCGTTCTCGTTTCCGACGAACTCTCCGAAACCGCCGTCCAGATCTTCCGCGACCGTGGCGTCGAGGTCGACTACATGCCGAAGCTCGGCAAGGACAAGGAAAAGCTGGCCGAGATCATCGGCCAGTATGACGGCCTTGCGATCCGCTCGGCCACCAAGGTGACCGAGAAGCTGCTGGAAGCCGCCACCAATCTCAAGGTGATCGGCCGCGCCGGCATCGGCGTCGACAACGTCGACATCCCGGCCGCCTCGCGCAAGGGCGTGATCGTGATGAACACGCCGTTCGGCAACTCGATCACCACAGCCGAGCACGCCATCGCGATGATGTTCGCCGTGGCGCGCCAGCTGCCCGAGGCCAACGCCTCGACCCACGCCGGCAAGTGGGAGAAATCGCGCTTCATGGGTGTCGAGGTCTTCAACAAGACCCTCGGCGTGATCGGCGCGGGCAACATCGGCGGCATCGTCTGCAACCGCGCGGTCGGGCTGCACATGAAGGTCGTGGCCTACGATCCCTTCCTGTCGGAAGAACGCGCGAAGCAGTTGGGCGTCGCCAAGGTCGAACTGGACGAGCTGCTGGCCAAGGCGGACTTCATCACGCTGCACGTGCCGCTGACCGACAAGACACGCAACATCCTCTCGGCCGAGAACATCGCCAAGACGAAGAAGGGCGTGCGGATCATCAACTGCGCCCGCGGCGGTCTGGTCGATGAGGCCGCGCTGGCCGAGGCGCTGAAGTCGGGCCATGTCGCCGGCGCCGCCTTCGACGTGTTCGAGGTCGAGCCCGCCACCGAGAGCCCGCTGTTCGGCCTGCCGAACGTCGTCGTGACGCCGCACCTCGGCGCCTCCACCACGGAAGCGCAGGAGAACGTGGCGCTTCAGGTGGCCGAGCAGATGTCGGACTATCTGCTGACCGGTGCGGTGCAGAACGCGCTGAACATGCCCTCGGTCACCGCCGAGGAAGCCGCGGTCATGGGGCCGTGGGTCAAGCTTGCCGGCCATCTCGGCGCCTTCGTCGGCCAGATGACGGACGAGCCGATCAAGGCGATCAACGTCCTCTATGACGGCGCCGTGGGCGACATGAACCTCGCCGCGCTGAACTGCGCCACCATCGCCGGCATCATGAAGGCCACCAACCCCGACGTGAACCTCGTCTCGGCTCCCGTCGTCGCGAAAGAGCGCGGGATCCAGATCTCGACCACCACGCAGGCGAAGTCGGGCAGCTTCGACGCCTATATCAAGCTGACCGTGGTCACCGACAAGCGCGAGCGTTCGGTGGCAGGCACCTGCTTCTCGGACGGGAAGCCCCGGTTCATCCAGATCAAGGGCATCAACATCGACGCCGAGGTCGGCCGCCACATGCTCTACACCACGAACGAGGACGTGCCGGGCATCATCGGCCTCCTGGGCATGACCATGGGCAAGAACGGCGTGAACATCGCGAACTTCACCCTCGGCCGGACGGCGGTGGGACAGGATGCCATCGCCATCCTCTACCTCGATCAGGCGATTGATCCGAAGGTCGTCGAGACTCTGGAATCGACCGGCATGTTCCAGCAGGTCAAGCCGCTCGAATTCGACGTGGCCTGA
- a CDS encoding metallophosphoesterase: MRTYAIGDIHGHLSLLQEIHDRIARDRRAVGDAEAPVVHIGDLVDRGPDSRGVVEYLRLGIEGGENWVVLKGNHDRMFAGFLRDHAHHDPGLRRDLSWLHPRLGGGPTLESYGVHHAADRPLGAVYEDAVALVPPEHIAFIEALPCHYRRDGAIFVHAGIRPGIALEEQQETDLCWIREPFLSDPRDHGALVVHGHTAIDAVSHYGNRLNLDTGAAYGGPLSVVVIEGRSVWLLGPEGRIPIV; the protein is encoded by the coding sequence ATGCGAACCTACGCGATCGGCGACATCCACGGCCACCTGTCGCTGCTGCAGGAGATCCATGACCGGATCGCCCGGGACCGCCGGGCCGTGGGCGATGCCGAGGCGCCGGTGGTCCATATCGGCGATCTGGTGGACCGCGGACCGGACAGCCGGGGCGTGGTGGAATATCTCAGGCTGGGAATAGAGGGCGGCGAGAACTGGGTGGTGCTGAAGGGCAACCACGACCGGATGTTCGCCGGTTTCCTGCGCGACCACGCCCATCACGATCCCGGCCTTCGGCGTGACCTCAGCTGGCTGCATCCGCGGCTGGGCGGCGGTCCGACGCTGGAATCCTATGGCGTCCATCATGCGGCCGACCGTCCGCTGGGGGCGGTTTACGAGGATGCCGTGGCGCTCGTGCCGCCCGAACACATCGCCTTCATCGAGGCGCTGCCCTGCCACTACCGGCGGGACGGGGCCATCTTCGTCCATGCCGGCATCCGGCCCGGCATCGCGCTGGAGGAGCAGCAGGAAACCGATCTCTGCTGGATCCGCGAGCCCTTCCTGTCCGACCCCCGCGACCATGGCGCGCTGGTGGTGCACGGGCACACGGCGATCGACGCCGTCTCGCACTACGGCAACCGGCTGAACCTCGACACCGGCGCGGCCTATGGCGGCCCGCTTTCGGTCGTGGTGATCGAGGGGCGGTCGGTCTGGCTGCTGGGGCCCGAGGGGCGCATTCCGATCGTCTGA